The following proteins are co-located in the Bombus pascuorum chromosome 3, iyBomPasc1.1, whole genome shotgun sequence genome:
- the LOC132905695 gene encoding uncharacterized protein LOC132905695, with protein MKRARIKAMVTVPTRRKPTQDISITEDPNSIENNEKNKDISNDICITSQQISKNVFQETQIQEDDTKDVDDTKKLIHQIQEVGDQKENEELHVDNQCSEHKDDSTKNSEKSMKEIVHSPEVLNTTQINSPIKLTQNRTGFMKPTPKFDNSNRIRRNSIQGSGASTSESEDDSRRLSCTIANHTRNDLTQSTNNTKDAVTNNIKNNLITSKVGQKRRILVSESARKLAEARREFHLKHENKTPDRSKLTMYDLIYYNPVTNPMKKSKDSAISTRRVSECQSEEFQEEENEDDPSTMPVPQVKVGPNGELIIDEQSLVIEQTNAKKSRKVLAKEAIIDDDNSGSGFYKKRQKSKEWSARETLNFYRALNTIGTDFLLMQSLFPNRTRQEMKIKFKKEEKVNRHLVEKALAYHQEFDTEMLEKSLAAFETSEKELLSIKEKRKQQRMKKNKKSRKRRISKLARSIGIESETDSEEGEEGEDEEEKGEEGEKEKCSLDSMVYKENTKSNGKYQQTLNKTNKKLYKKPRDEEKLLTERDDVESLNSCNDVDSDTEVYRVRPTRSGRLPKVKRLQGPDINTFDNERLNYCSNDHKITISSENDGKVTEDLMLDKINSEIHHIDPLKTVIPNIGDVEPGSLVILSKESLEEPGKSVLQVYMVSSDVHP; from the exons atgaaacgagcACGTATAAAAGCTATGGTTACTGTTCCAACCCGAAGGAAGCCAACACAAGATATATCCATTACTGAAGACCCTAATTCAATTGAAAacaatgagaaaaataaagatatatctAATGACATTTGTATAACATCacaacaaatttcaaaaaatgttttccaAGAAACACAAATACAAGAAGATGATACAAAAGATGTAGACgatacaaaaaaattaatacatcaAATTCAAGAGGTAGGAGACCAAAAAGAGAATGAGGAATTACATGTTGATAATCAATGTAGTGAACATAAGGATGACTCTAcaaaaaattctgaaaaatcTATGAAAGAAATTGTACATTCCCCAGAAGTTTTAAATACAACACAAATTA ATTCTCCTATAAAATTAACACAAAATCGGACTGGTTTTATGAAACCAACGCCAAAATTCGATAATAGTAATAGAATAAGAAGGAATAGTATTCAAGGGAGTGGAGCAAGTACAAGTGAATCTGAAGATGATAGCAGGAGACTATCATGCACTATTGCTAATCATACTAGGAACGATTTAACGCAATCaacaaataatacaaaagatGCAGTTACTAATAATAtcaagaataatttaataacatccAAAGTAGGACAAAAGAGACGTATTTTAGTTTCAGAATCTGCAAGGAAACTAGCAGAAGCTAGaagagaatttcatttaaaacatgaaaataaaacCCCAGATAGAAGCAAACTTACAATgtatgatttaatttattataatcctGTTACTAATCCCATGAAAAAGTCTAAAGACTCTGCCATATCAACAAGAAGAGTCTCAGAATGTCA ATCTGAAGAATTtcaggaagaagaaaatgaagatgaTCCATCTACAATGCCAGTACCTCAAGTAAAAGTTGGACCGAATGGTGAATTAATAATAGATGAACAGAGTCTTGTTATAGAGCAAACTAATGCAAAGAAAAGTAGGAAAGTATTAGCAAAAGAAGCTATTATTGATGATGATAATAGTGGAAgtggattttataaaaagcGTCAGAAAAGTAAAGAATGGTCTGCACGAGAaactttaaatttctataGGGCATTAAATACAATTGGTACAGACTTTTTGTTGATGCAAAGTCTTTTTCCTAACAGAACGAGACAGGaaatgaagataaaatttaaaaaagaagagaaagtaaATAGACATTTGGTTGAAAAAGCTCTTGCATATCATCAAGAATTTGATACTGAAATGTTAGAAAAGTCATTAG CTGCATTTGAAACTTCAGAGAAAGAACTTTtaagtataaaagaaaaacgtaaacaaCAAAGGatgaagaagaataaaaaatcaagGAAACGACGAATAAGTA aatTAGCACGCAGTATTGGGATTGAAAGCGAGACTGATAgtgaagaaggagaagaaggagaagatgaagaagaaaaaggagaagaaggagagaaagaaaaatgcagcTTGGATTCAATGGTatacaaagaaaatacaaaatcaaatggaaaatatcaacaaacattaaataagacaaataaaaaactttataaaaaaCCAAGAGATGAGGAAAAGTTATTGACTGAAAGAGATGACGTAGAATCATTAAATTCATGTAACGATGTTGACAGTGATACTGAAGTTTATCGTGTAAGACCAACAAGATCTGGAAGATTACCAAAAGTAAAAAGATTACAGGGACCTGATATAAATACGTTTGATAATGAAAGGTTAAATTATTGCTCTAATGatcataaaattacaatttcttcaGAAAATGATGGTAAAGTTACAGAGGATTTAATGTTAGACAAAATCAATTCAGAAATTCATCATATAGATCCTCTTAAAACAGTTATACCAAATATCGGTGACGTAGAACCAGGATCCTTAGTTATTTTGTCAAAAGAATCTCTGGAGGAACCAGGTAAAAGTGTTTTGCAAGTTTATATGGTTAGTTCAGACGTTCATCCTTAA
- the LOC132905709 gene encoding tRNA selenocysteine 1-associated protein 1 isoform X1 yields MSGPMVLCQLWMGGLEPYMTESFIMNAFHKMGEQPQTVKVMRNRYTGEPAGYCFVHFPTDEMALDAMHKLNGKVIPGSNPAVRFRLNHASTTGKPTTEREFSIWVGDLSTDVDDYSLYRAFAAKYNSIRTAKVILDSSGFSKGYGFVRFANEEEQKNSLVTMNGYRGLGTKSLKICNAVPRPWNKLSGSTPPQSSSEYTPSNLNSDAYNYYDTSSYWNSYSAWQQGYYESEPTSDGYNSYISDQKPEEDELELIEHSVPIDIDKLNREIIEQDYNLWDALESSKWIPCDTLELCY; encoded by the exons ATGTCTGGACCTATGGTATTATGTCAATTATGGATGGGTGGT ttaGAACCATATATGACAGAAAGTTTTATAATGAATGCTTTTCATAAAATGGGAGAACAACCACAAACAGTTAAAGTAATGAGAAACCGTTACACTGGTGAACCTGCAGGTTATTGCTTTGTACATTTTCCAACTGACGAAATGGCACTTGATGCCATGCATAAATTAAATGGCAAAGTGATACCTGGTTCAAATCCA GCTGTAAGATTCCGATTAAATCATGCTAGTACCACAGGAAAACCAACAACAGAAAGAGAATTTAGTATTTGGGTTGGAGATTTATCAACAGATGTAGATGATTATTCTTTATATAGAGCATTTGCTgctaaatataattcaattagAACAGCAAAAGTAATTTTAGACAGTTCTGGATTTAGTAAAGGATATGGTTTTGTCAGATTTGCTAATGAAGAAGAGCAGAAGAATAGTTTAGTTACTATGAATGGATATAGAGGATTAGGaacaaaatcattaaaaatttgcaatgcTGTTCCAAGGCCTTGGAATAAATTATCAGG GTCAACGCCTCCGCAATCATCATCAGAATATACACcatcaaatttaaattcagaTGCTTACAATTACTATGACACATCATCTTACTGGAACAGTTACAGTGCATGGCAACAAGGTTATTATGAAAGTGAACCTACATCAGATGGATATAATAGCTATATATCTGATCAAAAACCTGAAGAAGATGAATTGGAATTAATTG aacatTCTGTTCCCATAGACATTGATAAACTTAATAGAGAAATAATAGAACAAGATTATAACTTGTGGGATGCATTAGAAAGTTCAAAATGGATACCGTGTGACACCTTAgaattatgttattaa
- the LOC132905709 gene encoding tRNA selenocysteine 1-associated protein 1 isoform X2, with the protein MSGPMVLCQLWMGGLEPYMTESFIMNAFHKMGEQPQTVKVMRNRYTGEPAGYCFVHFPTDEMALDAMHKLNGKVIPGSNPAVRFRLNHASTTGKPTTEREFSIWVGDLSTDVDDYSLYRAFAAKYNSIRTAKVILDSSGFSKGYGFVRFANEEEQKNSLVTMNGYRGLGTKSLKICNAVPRPWNKLSGSTPPQSSSEYTPSNLNSDAYNYYDTSSYWNSYSAWQQGYYESEPTSDGYNSYISDQKPEEDELELIGMKHIFYRYSNIISLMNT; encoded by the exons ATGTCTGGACCTATGGTATTATGTCAATTATGGATGGGTGGT ttaGAACCATATATGACAGAAAGTTTTATAATGAATGCTTTTCATAAAATGGGAGAACAACCACAAACAGTTAAAGTAATGAGAAACCGTTACACTGGTGAACCTGCAGGTTATTGCTTTGTACATTTTCCAACTGACGAAATGGCACTTGATGCCATGCATAAATTAAATGGCAAAGTGATACCTGGTTCAAATCCA GCTGTAAGATTCCGATTAAATCATGCTAGTACCACAGGAAAACCAACAACAGAAAGAGAATTTAGTATTTGGGTTGGAGATTTATCAACAGATGTAGATGATTATTCTTTATATAGAGCATTTGCTgctaaatataattcaattagAACAGCAAAAGTAATTTTAGACAGTTCTGGATTTAGTAAAGGATATGGTTTTGTCAGATTTGCTAATGAAGAAGAGCAGAAGAATAGTTTAGTTACTATGAATGGATATAGAGGATTAGGaacaaaatcattaaaaatttgcaatgcTGTTCCAAGGCCTTGGAATAAATTATCAGG GTCAACGCCTCCGCAATCATCATCAGAATATACACcatcaaatttaaattcagaTGCTTACAATTACTATGACACATCATCTTACTGGAACAGTTACAGTGCATGGCAACAAGGTTATTATGAAAGTGAACCTACATCAGATGGATATAATAGCTATATATCTGATCAAAAACCTGAAGAAGATGAATTGGAATTAATTGGTATGAAACACATCTTTTATAGATATAGCAATATCATTTCATTGATGAATACTTAA